From one Mytilus edulis chromosome 1, xbMytEdul2.2, whole genome shotgun sequence genomic stretch:
- the LOC139492798 gene encoding uncharacterized protein, whose translation MSNGRIYLKLIFIFSVPAALGITSTKYMTHYCHHNVIFANSSTIIELTNNLLEVEPKNHIHCAAKIVTDPDSRLLLHFITLDISYHNLSPDRLHIYDYSRKGNASQVSPAGGLYGIYDQYYTRTSSGVQDYLSSGNMFRLDYMGKPSLLYRGFRILITSVKDPHPDGGCASFHSRCLKGSICIPTSTLCNGDHNCGAKDDSDETQCNWVLSTGLEEKYAIGNVITAGALASLSFVLVVVLVFGVIYRINKRSYLRRESIQVHARRNADGKWKITNDMGLTAQIYAPPTYDDVVAVEENEEPPPAYESLPCSVRNSCELRHSRSGSLTIVCVPNRDIHLHNEALNLSEMQCFIVSSEEELHTDSNETSTSEPSYAQGSCIDSDISNQFQNESICEKDQVSVNSQSENSSSDNKKTDSNENLIRPKLIGIVDDGIEYMDVNM comes from the exons TTCCAGCAGCGTTAGGAATAACATCAACAAAATATATGACGCACTATTGTCATCACAATGTTATATTTGCCAACTCCAGTACCATCATAGAACTAACCAATAATCTTCTCGAAGTTGAACCGAAAAACCATATACACTGTGCAGCAAAGATAGTGACAGACCCCGACTCAAGATTGCTGCTTCATTTTATTACATTAGATATTTCATATCATAATCTTTCACCAGACAG acTTCATATATATGACTACAGTAGGAAAGGTAATGCTTCCCAAGTCTCTCCCGCAGGAGGATTGTATGGTATCTATGACCAATATTACACACGTACCAGTTCCGGTGTACAGGACTATTTGTCGTCTGGTAACATGTTCCGGTTAGATTACATGGGTAAACCAAGTTTACTTTACCGAGGATTCAGAATATTGATAACATCAGTCAAAG ATCCCCATCCTGATGGAGGATGTGCCAGTTTTCACTCTCGTTGTTTGAAGGGGTCTATTTGTATACCTACAAGTACTTTATGCAATGGGGATCATAACTGTGGAGCAAAAGACGACAGCGATGAAACTCAATGTAACTGGGTTTTGTCGACAGGTTTAGAGGAAAAAT ATGCTATTGGTAATGTTATAACAGCCGGGGCTTTAGCCAGTTTGTCGTTTGTTCTAGTCGTTGTTTTAGTATTCGGAGTAATTTACAGAATTAACAAAAGAAG CTATTTACGAAGAGAAAGCATTCAAGTTCATGCTAGAAGAAATGCAGATGGAAAATGGAAAATTACAAATGACATGGGGTTGACTGCTCAGATATATGCGCCACCTACATATGATGACGTTGTAGCAGTCGAAGAGAACGAAGAACCACCACCAGCTTATGAATCGTTGCCATGTTCAGTTCGAAATTCTTGCGAGTTACGACATAGCCGAAGTGGTTCTCTTACAATTGTATGCGTCCCAAATAGGGATATTCATCTGCATAACGAAGCTTTAAACCTTTCAGAAATGCAATGTTTTATTGTAAGTTCCGAAGAAGAGTTACACACAGACAGTAACGAAACTAGCACATCAGAACCTTCGTATGCACAAGGTAGTTGTATAGATTCTgacatttcaaatcaatttcaaaaTGAATCCATCTGTGAGAAAGATCAGGTATCCGTAAACTCACAATCAGAGAATTCCTCATCAGACAATAAAAAAACTGATTCTAATGAAAATTTGATTCGTCCAAAATTAATAGGAATTGTGGATGATGGAATAGAGTATATGGACGTCAATATGTGA